From a region of the Aerosakkonema funiforme FACHB-1375 genome:
- a CDS encoding cytochrome c oxidase subunit II, with amino-acid sequence MKIPSNISTLLAGIALTLVSLWFGQNHGLLPEAASEEASLVDGLFNMMMTISTGLFLIVEGVIIYCVVKFRRRPGDTTDGAPMHGNVPLEILWTGIPAIIILVIGVYSFEVYNAMGGLDPMAAHGMPQQQAMKMPGSAIAATLNQTDKPATQIAEGVGATPAQSPVPDLEIEVTGLQFAWIFNYPDSGVVSGELHVPAGNHVKLNISANDVIHAFWVPEFRIKQDAIPGRTTQLQFTPKLVGTYPVICAELCGGYHGSMKTQVIVETPEEFNAWIQSQQEVANSDNLNRIVALNPQEMSTGEFLAPYAAEMGINSDTLAQLQHSHH; translated from the coding sequence GTGAAAATCCCAAGTAACATTTCAACTCTACTAGCCGGTATAGCACTGACCCTCGTCAGTCTCTGGTTCGGTCAGAATCATGGCCTACTGCCAGAAGCAGCCTCAGAAGAAGCATCTTTGGTAGATGGGTTATTCAATATGATGATGACCATCTCCACAGGTTTGTTTCTCATCGTTGAAGGCGTAATTATCTATTGCGTCGTTAAGTTTCGCAGGCGTCCGGGTGACACCACAGATGGAGCGCCGATGCACGGCAACGTTCCCCTGGAAATACTCTGGACAGGAATTCCCGCGATAATTATCCTGGTCATTGGAGTCTACAGCTTTGAAGTTTACAACGCTATGGGCGGCTTAGACCCGATGGCCGCTCACGGTATGCCACAGCAGCAAGCGATGAAAATGCCAGGATCTGCGATCGCCGCCACCTTAAACCAGACAGATAAACCCGCAACCCAAATTGCAGAAGGCGTTGGCGCTACCCCAGCACAAAGCCCAGTCCCAGACTTGGAAATTGAGGTTACCGGTTTGCAGTTTGCCTGGATTTTTAACTATCCCGATAGTGGCGTCGTATCTGGCGAACTGCACGTCCCCGCCGGAAACCATGTCAAACTCAACATTTCAGCCAACGACGTGATCCATGCCTTCTGGGTACCCGAATTCCGCATCAAGCAAGATGCAATACCAGGTAGAACAACGCAATTGCAATTTACTCCCAAGTTAGTTGGCACCTACCCAGTGATTTGTGCCGAACTCTGCGGTGGCTATCATGGCAGTATGAAAACCCAGGTGATTGTCGAGACACCAGAAGAATTTAATGCCTGGATTCAAAGTCAGCAAGAAGTTGCTAATTCCGATAACTTGAATCGGATTGTGGCCCTAAACCCGCAAGAAATGTCAACTGGTGAATTTTTAGCTCCCTACGCAGCAGAGATGGGAATTAACTCCGATACTCTCGCACAGCTACAACATTCCCATCATTAA